Proteins encoded by one window of Xylanivirga thermophila:
- a CDS encoding ArsR/SmtB family transcription factor yields MDLIEIFKALGDENRIRILNLLIRQELCVCEIETVLDMTQSNASRHLNKLKTSGIITSEKKSQWVYYRVDNDFIKENDLLYEFIKNKLAENTQLQRDIERLKKYKNSNFTCEQLREDKSQVLKYLREQCKNN; encoded by the coding sequence TTAATAGAAATCTTTAAAGCGTTGGGAGATGAAAACAGAATTAGAATACTCAATTTGCTAATAAGACAGGAACTCTGTGTGTGCGAGATAGAAACAGTGCTGGATATGACGCAGTCTAATGCTTCAAGGCATCTAAATAAATTAAAAACTTCAGGTATTATAACCAGTGAAAAGAAATCGCAATGGGTCTATTACAGAGTTGATAACGATTTTATTAAAGAAAATGACCTACTGTATGAATTTATTAAAAATAAGTTGGCTGAAAATACACAATTGCAAAGAGATATAGAAAGACTTAAAAAATATAAAAATAGTAACTTTACATGTGAGCAACTGCGGGAAGATAAAAGTCAGGTTCTTAAGTAT